The proteins below are encoded in one region of Flavobacterium nackdongense:
- a CDS encoding glycosyltransferase family 2 protein gives MKIAVVILNWNGTKLLEQFLPYIVKYSSAADIFVADNASTDDSVAFVKANFPTVKIVENESNFGFAQGYNEALKNVDAEIYALVNSDIEVTENWLEPIIETFENEPKTAIIQPKILDFKRKEYFEYAGAAGGFMDKYGYMFCRGRMFDTLEKDNGQYDDHCEIFWASGACFFIRSSVYKELKGFDADFFAHQEEIDLCWRAFNKGHIVKYNWQSKVYHVGGATLQQGNPRKTFLNFRNSLLMMLKNLPKNQLFPVLFIRLILDGIAGIQFLLQGKLKHLLAVLKAHFSFYWLLFKYYKKREHFQFQNYYKTQNVVYLYFIKKIKVFNNILGTKSINNN, from the coding sequence ATGAAAATAGCCGTTGTCATACTCAATTGGAATGGAACAAAATTATTAGAACAGTTCTTGCCTTACATCGTAAAATATTCTTCTGCAGCTGACATTTTTGTCGCCGACAATGCTTCGACTGATGATTCTGTTGCTTTTGTAAAAGCGAATTTTCCAACAGTAAAAATCGTAGAAAACGAAAGTAATTTTGGCTTTGCCCAAGGGTATAATGAAGCTTTAAAAAACGTTGATGCCGAGATATATGCTTTGGTCAATTCTGATATTGAAGTTACCGAAAATTGGTTAGAACCCATCATCGAAACTTTCGAAAATGAACCCAAAACGGCTATAATCCAACCTAAAATTTTAGATTTCAAACGCAAAGAATACTTTGAGTATGCTGGCGCTGCGGGTGGTTTTATGGATAAATACGGTTATATGTTTTGCCGTGGGCGAATGTTTGACACTTTGGAAAAAGACAACGGACAATATGATGACCATTGCGAAATATTTTGGGCTTCGGGCGCGTGTTTTTTTATACGAAGTTCAGTGTATAAGGAACTAAAAGGTTTCGATGCTGATTTTTTCGCCCATCAGGAAGAGATCGATTTGTGTTGGCGCGCTTTCAATAAAGGTCATATCGTCAAATACAATTGGCAATCTAAAGTCTATCACGTGGGCGGAGCGACTTTGCAACAAGGAAACCCGAGAAAAACATTTCTAAATTTCAGAAATTCGTTGTTGATGATGCTCAAAAACTTACCGAAAAACCAACTGTTTCCCGTGCTTTTTATCCGACTGATTTTAGACGGAATAGCAGGAATTCAATTTCTTTTGCAAGGAAAATTGAAGCATCTGCTTGCTGTTTTAAAGGCTCATTTTTCGTTTTATTGGCTATTATTCAAATATTATAAAAAAAGAGAACATTTTCAATTCCAAAACTACTACAAAACACAAAATGTTGTTTACTTGTATTTTATAAAGAAAATAAAAGTATTTAACAATATTTTAGGTACTAAATCAATAAATAATAACTAA
- a CDS encoding type I restriction enzyme HsdR N-terminal domain-containing protein yields MQQLNFLSYSFRFKNSENKVSIFDEIRKKFIILTPEEWVRQHVVRFLLEEKKYPKSLINVEKVLNVNGLRKRYDIVVFNPDGSIFVLVECKAPEIKTAQATFDQIARYNMSLKAQYLMVTNGLNHYFCQMDFENEKYEFLNELPDYDTENIENRLKRIDKLI; encoded by the coding sequence ATGCAACAACTCAATTTTCTTTCGTATTCTTTTCGTTTCAAAAATAGCGAAAATAAAGTCTCTATTTTCGACGAAATCAGGAAAAAATTCATCATTCTCACACCTGAGGAATGGGTTCGCCAACACGTGGTTCGGTTTTTATTAGAAGAAAAAAAATACCCCAAATCTTTAATCAATGTCGAAAAAGTATTAAATGTCAATGGATTGCGAAAAAGATACGATATTGTGGTTTTCAATCCCGATGGGTCCATCTTTGTTTTGGTAGAATGCAAAGCGCCTGAAATTAAAACTGCCCAAGCGACATTCGATCAAATCGCCCGCTACAATATGAGTTTGAAAGCCCAATATTTAATGGTAACCAATGGTTTGAATCATTACTTTTGTCAAATGGATTTTGAAAATGAGAAATATGAGTTTTTGAATGAATTGCCGGATTACGATACAGAGAATATAGAAAATAGATTAAAGAGAATAGACAAATTGATATAA
- a CDS encoding L-threonylcarbamoyladenylate synthase translates to MAQFIKIYEDKPSEAAIARVVKVLQDGGLVIYPTDTVYGLGCDITNSRALERIARIKGVKLEKANFSFICSDLSNLSDYVKQIDTATFKILKRALPGPYTFILPGNNKLPKEFKKKTTVGIRVPDNSIALEMVRMLGNPIVSTSIRDEDEVIEYTTDPELIFEKWQNLVDMVIDGGYGDNLASTIIDLSGYEPEVVREGKGSLDIL, encoded by the coding sequence ATGGCACAATTCATAAAAATATACGAAGACAAGCCAAGCGAAGCTGCAATTGCAAGAGTCGTAAAGGTTTTGCAAGACGGCGGGTTGGTCATTTATCCAACAGACACGGTTTATGGTTTAGGGTGCGATATTACCAACAGTAGGGCTTTAGAACGCATTGCCAGAATTAAAGGAGTGAAGTTAGAAAAGGCCAATTTCTCCTTTATTTGCTCTGATTTGAGTAACCTTTCCGATTATGTAAAGCAAATTGATACCGCTACATTTAAAATATTGAAAAGAGCATTGCCTGGCCCTTACACTTTTATTTTGCCTGGGAATAACAAACTTCCGAAAGAATTCAAAAAGAAAACCACGGTCGGAATTAGGGTTCCCGATAATTCTATTGCCTTGGAAATGGTAAGGATGTTAGGAAATCCAATTGTTTCTACTTCGATTCGTGATGAAGATGAAGTAATCGAATACACCACCGACCCTGAACTTATTTTCGAAAAATGGCAAAACCTTGTTGATATGGTTATCGATGGTGGTTATGGAGATAATCTTGCGTCAACCATTATTGATTTATCAGGATACGAACCGGAGGTGGTTAGAGAAGGCAAGGGGAGTTTGGATATTCTGTAG
- a CDS encoding CAL67264 family membrane protein produces the protein MGMNKNTILGWATLIMILMGLLLIGLGAFRYDDVAGWGFAAVGLGFLANAWVFNSLKGRV, from the coding sequence ATGGGAATGAATAAAAACACCATTTTAGGATGGGCGACATTGATAATGATTTTAATGGGATTGTTATTGATAGGCCTAGGGGCTTTTAGATATGATGATGTAGCAGGTTGGGGATTTGCAGCCGTTGGCTTAGGATTCTTGGCGAATGCCTGGGTTTTTAACTCGCTTAAGGGAAGGGTGTAA
- a CDS encoding OmpA/MotB family protein has translation MKKVVIALSLVMLLTSCVSNKKYAALEAKNKETQDLLNSCTVKLNSCLEEKAGLKATVDGLKDQNQNLIAQSKDMTVLTKQGAQNIEKALESIKEKDLKISRMQDALTKKDSVTLAVVTSLKSVVGLNDEDIEINVEKGVVFISISDKMLFKSGSYNVTDKAKGVLEKVAKVVNDKPDFECMVEGHTDNVPYNGKGDLIDNWDLSVKRSTSIIRVLSEQLSVNPAQLIAAGRSSYVPLVSNDTAENRAKNRRTRIYVMPKIDQFYEMVEKEMKKQQP, from the coding sequence ATGAAAAAAGTTGTAATTGCCTTATCCCTAGTAATGCTTTTAACTTCCTGCGTTTCTAATAAGAAATATGCTGCATTAGAAGCAAAAAATAAAGAAACTCAAGATTTGTTGAACTCCTGTACTGTAAAATTGAATTCTTGTTTAGAAGAAAAAGCAGGGCTCAAAGCTACGGTAGATGGCTTGAAAGATCAAAACCAAAATTTGATCGCACAATCTAAAGATATGACAGTATTAACGAAACAAGGGGCGCAAAATATTGAAAAAGCGCTAGAGTCAATCAAAGAAAAAGATTTGAAAATCAGCAGAATGCAAGACGCTTTAACCAAAAAAGATAGTGTTACTCTTGCTGTGGTTACAAGTTTGAAATCGGTAGTTGGATTGAATGACGAGGATATCGAAATCAATGTTGAAAAAGGAGTCGTTTTCATCTCTATTTCTGATAAAATGTTGTTCAAAAGCGGTAGCTATAATGTAACAGATAAAGCGAAAGGTGTTTTAGAAAAAGTTGCAAAAGTAGTCAATGACAAACCTGATTTTGAATGTATGGTTGAAGGTCATACCGACAATGTGCCATATAATGGAAAAGGTGATTTAATTGACAACTGGGATTTGAGTGTAAAACGTTCTACATCAATTATACGTGTATTATCAGAGCAATTGAGTGTTAATCCTGCCCAATTGATCGCAGCTGGTAGAAGCTCTTATGTGCCGTTAGTATCGAATGATACTGCTGAAAATAGAGCAAAAAACAGAAGAACTAGAATCTATGTAATGCCAAAAATTGACCAATTCTATGAAATGGTAGAGAAAGAAATGAAAAAACAACAACCTTAA
- the holA gene encoding DNA polymerase III subunit delta, which produces MDEVVKIVNDIKAGSIKPIYFLTGEETYYIDKLSDFIEQNILTEDEKGFNQTVLYGRDVTIEDIVSTAKRYPMMAERQVVIVKEAQDLAKSIDKLENYAENPMSSTVLVFCYRNKTLDKRKKVTKILAKNGVVYESKKLYENQIGDWIKRVLSGKNYSIEPKANAMLVEFLGNDLSKINNELEKLQIILPKGSTITPKHIEENIGFSKDFNNFELLNALGSKNQLKAYQIAQYFSDNPKANPLIVTTSTVFGFYVKLLKYHGLKDRNPKNVAAVLGVSPFFLKDYDVALKNFPMKKVSQIVSSLRDVDVKSKGVGANALPQSDLLKEMLFKIFN; this is translated from the coding sequence ATGGACGAAGTAGTAAAAATAGTCAATGATATCAAGGCGGGCAGCATCAAACCTATCTATTTTTTGACGGGAGAAGAGACCTATTATATCGATAAATTATCCGATTTTATAGAGCAAAATATTTTGACTGAGGACGAAAAAGGCTTCAATCAAACGGTTTTATATGGTCGTGATGTGACTATTGAAGATATCGTTTCTACTGCCAAGCGCTATCCGATGATGGCAGAACGCCAAGTGGTTATTGTGAAAGAAGCTCAGGATTTGGCCAAATCTATCGATAAGCTCGAGAATTATGCTGAAAACCCAATGTCTTCAACAGTTTTGGTTTTTTGTTACCGCAACAAAACATTGGACAAACGTAAAAAAGTGACCAAAATTTTGGCCAAAAATGGCGTCGTTTACGAAAGTAAAAAACTATATGAAAATCAAATTGGCGATTGGATTAAGCGGGTTTTATCAGGAAAAAATTATTCGATTGAACCCAAAGCCAATGCAATGTTGGTTGAATTTTTGGGTAATGATTTGAGTAAAATCAACAATGAATTAGAAAAATTGCAAATTATTTTGCCAAAAGGCAGTACCATTACTCCCAAACATATTGAGGAGAATATTGGTTTTAGTAAAGATTTCAATAATTTTGAATTGTTGAATGCTTTAGGCTCCAAAAATCAGTTGAAGGCGTACCAAATTGCTCAATATTTTTCTGATAATCCGAAAGCAAATCCACTAATTGTGACCACAAGTACGGTTTTCGGTTTCTATGTCAAACTACTAAAATACCACGGCCTGAAAGATCGAAATCCAAAAAATGTGGCTGCGGTTCTGGGAGTGAGCCCATTTTTTCTGAAGGATTATGATGTGGCACTGAAAAATTTTCCGATGAAAAAAGTCAGTCAAATCGTGTCCTCGTTACGTGATGTCGATGTGAAAAGCAAAGGAGTAGGAGCCAATGCGCTTCCGCAATCAGATTTGTTGAAAGAAATGCTTTTTAAAATATTTAATTAG
- the ettA gene encoding energy-dependent translational throttle protein EttA: MADDKKVIFSMQKLSKTYQGADKPVLKNIYLSFFYGAKIGILGLNGSGKSSLLKIIAGVDKNYQGDVVFQPGYTVGYLEQDPQLDENKTVLEIVQEGVAETMAVLEEYNKINDLFGLPENYEDADKMDKLMDRQAALQDKIDALGAWEIDTKLEIAMDALRTPDGDTPIKNLSGGERRRVALCRLLLQQPDVLLLDEPTNHLDAESVLWLEQHLAQYAGTVIAVTHDRYFLDNVAGWILELDRGEGIPWKGNYSSWLEQKSNRMAQEEKVASKRRKNLERELDWVRQGAKGRQTKQKARLQNYDKLLNEDQKQLDEKLEIYIPNGPRLGTNVIEAKNVAKAFGEKLLYDNLNFTLPQAGIVGIIGPNGAGKSTIFKMIMGEQKTDSGEFLVGDTVKIAYVDQSHSNIDPNKSIWENFADGQELIMMGGRQVNSRAYLSRFNFGGGEQNKKVSMLSGGERNRLHLAMTLKEEGNVLLLDEPTNDLDVNTLRALEEGLENFAGCAVVISHDRWFLDRICTHILAFEGDSEVYYFEGGFSEYEENKKKRLGGDLTPKRLKYRKLIRG, translated from the coding sequence ATGGCAGACGATAAAAAAGTAATTTTCTCAATGCAAAAATTGAGCAAAACTTATCAAGGAGCAGACAAACCGGTTCTTAAAAATATATATTTGAGCTTCTTTTACGGAGCCAAAATTGGAATTCTGGGGCTTAATGGTTCTGGAAAATCTTCGCTTTTGAAAATTATTGCTGGTGTAGATAAAAATTATCAAGGCGATGTGGTTTTTCAACCCGGTTATACTGTAGGATATTTAGAACAAGACCCACAATTAGACGAAAACAAAACCGTTCTCGAAATTGTTCAGGAAGGAGTTGCCGAAACAATGGCCGTTTTGGAGGAGTATAACAAAATCAATGATTTATTTGGCCTTCCAGAAAATTACGAAGATGCCGATAAAATGGACAAATTAATGGATCGTCAAGCGGCTTTGCAAGACAAAATTGATGCTCTTGGTGCTTGGGAAATCGATACTAAACTGGAAATTGCGATGGATGCCTTGCGTACTCCAGACGGTGATACTCCGATTAAGAATTTATCAGGTGGAGAACGTCGTCGCGTGGCTTTATGCCGATTATTGCTGCAACAACCCGATGTTTTGCTTTTGGATGAGCCAACGAACCACTTGGATGCTGAATCTGTTCTTTGGTTAGAGCAACATTTGGCACAATATGCTGGAACTGTAATCGCGGTTACACACGATAGGTATTTCCTAGACAATGTAGCGGGTTGGATTTTGGAACTCGATAGAGGAGAAGGCATTCCGTGGAAAGGGAATTATTCGTCTTGGTTAGAGCAAAAATCCAATAGAATGGCGCAGGAGGAAAAAGTGGCTTCGAAACGTAGAAAAAACTTAGAGCGCGAGTTGGATTGGGTTCGTCAAGGTGCCAAAGGCCGTCAGACCAAACAAAAAGCACGTTTGCAGAACTACGATAAACTCTTGAACGAAGACCAAAAACAATTGGACGAAAAATTAGAAATTTATATTCCAAATGGTCCAAGATTGGGAACAAATGTGATTGAAGCCAAGAATGTTGCCAAAGCATTTGGTGAAAAATTATTGTATGATAATTTGAATTTCACGTTGCCACAGGCAGGAATTGTTGGAATTATTGGGCCAAACGGTGCGGGTAAATCGACGATTTTCAAGATGATTATGGGCGAGCAAAAAACCGATAGTGGAGAATTTTTGGTTGGTGACACAGTGAAAATTGCTTATGTAGATCAATCGCATTCGAATATTGATCCGAACAAATCGATTTGGGAAAACTTCGCCGATGGTCAGGAATTGATTATGATGGGCGGACGACAAGTAAATTCTCGTGCCTATTTATCTAGGTTTAATTTTGGTGGAGGCGAACAAAACAAGAAAGTGTCAATGCTTTCTGGAGGGGAAAGAAACCGTTTGCATTTGGCCATGACTTTAAAGGAAGAAGGAAATGTACTTCTGTTAGATGAGCCTACCAATGATTTGGATGTCAACACACTTCGAGCCTTGGAAGAAGGTTTAGAAAATTTCGCAGGTTGTGCTGTGGTTATTTCGCATGACAGATGGTTCCTAGATAGAATCTGTACGCATATTTTAGCGTTTGAAGGCGATTCAGAAGTGTATTATTTCGAGGGAGGCTTCTCTGAATACGAAGAAAATAAAAAGAAACGTTTGGGTGGAGATTTAACTCCTAAACGATTGAAATACAGAAAATTGATACGAGGTTAA